A stretch of the Bacillus sp. FJAT-18017 genome encodes the following:
- a CDS encoding EAL and HDOD domain-containing protein produces the protein MEVYVARQPIFKKTKDLYAYELLYRNNHMNRFPEINGELATTDVIINSFLNIGIEELSNGKPCFVNFTEKLLKLKLPSYFKPNEIIIEILESIEINLELLDHCRELKSKGYQIALDDFILNAKNPLSFQLLELVDIIKVDFRATNVHVRRIIEKMPQKYNVKLLAEKIETEEEFESAVRSGYDYFQGYYFAKPVIISTHDVPEHFQNYIVIINQLSSEDPDLDSISELIEQDLSLSYKLLKLINSPKYLPTNKINSIKQAIVRLGFNELTKWLWILAIRSTLTNKSEWSKEIFINSLIRARMCELIALHKKKRKDAPSFFLTGMFSLMDSLLGMEMDKVLKLMPLQEDINQALIGQSNPLKEILDFVTSIEKGNWEEVSTWYQKLQIEDRIALGYYNEALKWANHIMK, from the coding sequence ATGGAGGTCTATGTCGCAAGACAACCTATATTCAAAAAAACCAAAGATCTATACGCATATGAATTACTCTATCGAAATAACCATATGAATAGATTTCCTGAAATAAATGGTGAACTGGCGACCACAGATGTCATAATAAATAGCTTTTTGAACATAGGCATCGAGGAACTATCCAATGGTAAACCGTGTTTTGTCAATTTCACTGAAAAGCTGCTTAAATTGAAACTGCCAAGCTACTTTAAACCAAATGAAATAATTATAGAAATATTGGAGTCAATCGAAATAAACCTAGAATTGCTAGATCATTGCAGGGAACTTAAAAGCAAAGGATATCAAATTGCGTTAGATGACTTTATATTAAACGCAAAAAATCCTTTATCGTTTCAGTTATTAGAACTTGTTGATATTATCAAGGTGGATTTTAGAGCAACAAACGTACATGTTAGGCGAATAATCGAAAAAATGCCTCAAAAATATAATGTAAAGCTTCTTGCTGAAAAAATCGAAACTGAAGAGGAATTTGAGTCAGCGGTTAGAAGTGGTTATGATTATTTTCAAGGTTACTATTTTGCAAAACCGGTTATTATTTCAACACACGATGTTCCTGAGCATTTCCAAAACTATATTGTCATTATCAATCAATTATCGAGTGAGGATCCAGATCTTGACTCTATTTCCGAATTGATTGAACAGGATTTGTCATTGTCCTATAAACTATTAAAATTAATTAACTCTCCAAAATACCTGCCCACAAATAAAATTAACTCGATTAAACAAGCAATTGTCCGGCTTGGCTTTAATGAGTTAACAAAGTGGCTGTGGATCCTGGCAATTAGATCAACGCTGACAAATAAAAGCGAATGGTCAAAAGAAATTTTCATTAATAGTCTAATCAGGGCGAGGATGTGCGAGTTGATTGCTTTGCATAAAAAGAAACGAAAAGATGCTCCTTCCTTTTTCCTGACAGGTATGTTCTCGCTTATGGACTCGCTTCTTGGGATGGAGATGGATAAAGTATTAAAATTAATGCCACTCCAGGAAGATATTAATCAAGCCTTGATTGGGCAGTCCAATCCGTTAAAAGAGATACTCGATTTTGTTACCTCCATAGAAAAAGGTAACTGGGAAGAAGTTTCTACATGGTATCAAAAATTGCAAATCGAAGATAGAATTGCCCTTGGCTACTATAATGAGGCATTAAAATGGGCAAACCATATTATGAAATAA
- a CDS encoding DHA2 family efflux MFS transporter permease subunit has product MSTQITVKNPKTMAFILMFGAFLGLFAETALNMALTNIMDQFLVKPAIAQWLTTGYLLVLAILVPISALLIKWFSTRQLVVGGLIISLAGAVLAALSPSFEVLLAGRLVQAVGTGILIPVMTNVLLIIFPIHKRGVVMGIMGLVITLGPALGPTLSGVIISTMGWEYIFWISAVLYVVLTVFAAVQIVNVSEITKPKIDVSSILLSTIGFGGLIFALSTMAEEPISSAKVWAPLLAGIVALVLFGVRQMNMAQPMINLRVFKYPMFTLGTLMMFLSILVILSTAILLPLYLKGALLVSAAVAGLLLLPGNAVNVILSPIVGTLFDKFGPRAFVITGSIIVLIGNIIFMVSISATTPVWQIVVAFMVLFAGLTLVTMPSQTNALNTLPRQFYADGSAAMNTLNQVAGAAGTAIAISLFTAGQTSFVLDAPSASQGEVLAAGVKYAFYFITGISGVALICSLFMKKPTELKAKSPSMVKATEPVRR; this is encoded by the coding sequence ATGAGTACACAGATTACAGTTAAAAATCCAAAAACAATGGCATTTATTTTGATGTTCGGAGCGTTCTTAGGTTTATTTGCTGAAACAGCTTTAAATATGGCCTTAACAAATATCATGGATCAATTTTTAGTCAAGCCGGCAATTGCACAATGGCTGACGACAGGTTATTTATTGGTATTAGCAATATTGGTTCCTATTTCCGCACTTTTAATTAAATGGTTCTCGACAAGGCAATTGGTTGTCGGAGGACTTATTATCTCGTTAGCGGGAGCAGTTTTAGCAGCACTGTCTCCAAGCTTTGAAGTATTATTGGCCGGCCGTCTTGTGCAGGCTGTCGGAACAGGTATATTAATACCAGTTATGACAAATGTGCTGTTGATTATTTTCCCGATCCACAAGCGTGGGGTTGTTATGGGGATTATGGGGCTTGTTATTACATTGGGTCCAGCTTTAGGACCAACTCTTTCTGGCGTTATCATCAGTACGATGGGCTGGGAGTATATCTTCTGGATTAGTGCAGTTCTTTATGTGGTATTGACAGTTTTTGCAGCAGTTCAAATTGTGAATGTTTCAGAAATCACAAAACCAAAAATCGATGTTTCTTCAATTCTTTTGTCAACCATCGGATTTGGCGGATTAATTTTCGCACTTAGTACAATGGCTGAAGAACCGATTTCATCGGCTAAAGTGTGGGCGCCGCTGCTTGCAGGAATTGTTGCGCTTGTATTGTTTGGAGTCCGCCAAATGAACATGGCACAGCCGATGATCAATTTGCGCGTGTTTAAATATCCGATGTTTACATTAGGAACGCTGATGATGTTCCTAAGCATTTTAGTTATTTTATCAACAGCAATTCTCTTGCCACTATATTTAAAAGGCGCTTTATTAGTTAGCGCGGCAGTTGCTGGGTTACTATTGCTGCCTGGTAATGCTGTCAACGTCATTTTGTCACCAATCGTTGGGACGCTATTCGATAAATTCGGACCGCGTGCATTTGTAATCACTGGTTCAATCATCGTCTTAATTGGGAATATCATCTTTATGGTTTCAATTTCTGCAACAACACCTGTATGGCAAATCGTTGTAGCATTTATGGTTTTATTTGCCGGGCTGACATTGGTAACAATGCCTTCGCAAACAAATGCACTCAATACATTGCCGCGCCAATTTTATGCTGATGGATCTGCAGCTATGAATACATTGAATCAGGTTGCCGGTGCAGCTGGTACAGCAATCGCGATTTCACTGTTTACAGCTGGCCAAACCAGCTTCGTGCTGGATGCACCATCCGCTTCCCAGGGTGAAGTATTGGCTGCAGGCGTCAAGTATGCTTTCTACTTTATTACTGGTATATCCGGAGTTGCGTTAATTTGTTCCTTGTTTATGAAAAAGCCAACCGAACTCAAGGCAAAGTCTCCATCTATGGTAAAAGCAACAGAGCCTGTTCGCAGGTAG
- a CDS encoding universal stress protein, producing the protein MANHYKSIVVAVDGSTEGEYAFRKSIDVARRNEGSVLTIVNVVDTRSFGPYEQTSIGRAEKQSEELLNGYKAQAEAEGIVNVKTVIEYGSPRTIITKELAEVAEADLIICGATGHNAVERFLIGSVSEAIVRSAKCDVLVIRTPK; encoded by the coding sequence ATGGCAAATCATTATAAAAGCATTGTTGTCGCTGTCGACGGCTCAACGGAAGGAGAATACGCATTTCGCAAGTCAATTGATGTGGCCAGAAGAAACGAGGGTTCGGTGTTGACTATCGTAAATGTAGTCGATACTCGTTCGTTCGGACCTTATGAGCAGACATCTATTGGGCGTGCCGAGAAGCAATCCGAAGAGCTTTTAAATGGATACAAAGCTCAGGCTGAAGCCGAAGGCATTGTAAATGTAAAAACGGTAATCGAGTATGGATCACCAAGAACGATCATTACGAAAGAGCTTGCGGAAGTTGCCGAAGCAGACCTCATCATTTGTGGTGCTACTGGCCATAATGCGGTTGAACGTTTCCTGATTGGTTCCGTATCCGAAGCAATCGTTCGTTCAGCGAAGTGTGATGTCCTGGTTATCCGTACGCCAAAGTGA
- a CDS encoding CBS domain-containing protein, whose amino-acid sequence MKVRDFMIMRVFTIKPSNTVRDLLTVLNSNRIGGVPVVDDQGNLVGMVSDGDILRYLAPKRLGIAGLVYVGEDGEIEDVLEAKLDTEVKEIMTKRNILTVSPDDDFETTIRLLSKHHYKKLPVINGAGRVIGVLSRGDLINNISKKVIS is encoded by the coding sequence ATGAAAGTAAGAGACTTCATGATTATGAGAGTTTTTACTATAAAGCCTTCGAATACAGTTAGGGATTTGCTGACTGTTCTCAATTCAAACCGCATTGGCGGTGTACCGGTTGTTGATGATCAGGGGAATTTGGTGGGGATGGTTTCAGATGGAGACATACTCCGTTATCTTGCTCCAAAGCGCCTTGGGATTGCGGGTCTTGTTTATGTCGGGGAAGATGGCGAGATTGAAGATGTACTCGAAGCAAAGCTGGATACCGAGGTAAAGGAGATTATGACGAAACGAAATATCCTCACAGTATCTCCTGATGACGATTTCGAAACAACAATCCGTCTTTTGTCCAAGCATCATTATAAGAAACTGCCTGTCATCAATGGAGCGGGCCGGGTCATTGGCGTACTGAGCAGAGGCGACCTCATTAATAATATATCGAAAAAGGTTATTTCCTAA
- the essC gene encoding type VII secretion protein EssC has translation MIVTLINKERLNSITLPEKVTGQYWIHQSIGNSSKKLIGIEGVNGEWILKSNKDVKVKNLSGKPIRNTILKPLSIYHLALGESAQQSRHTSEDFQNSGKDTQTSLNGSTQKYSGNSKNQASHNKDSNLHASQHTGGTSNNTYTSFNHQAEPAQDSQKALVFTEPNTEDRQTYTKFLVDRDMEITIGRSEQNDIVLANQFVSAQHARLSFVQGEWRIEDDSTNGTFVDGIRVKKRDLKFGDTIYIMGFKIIVGNHFLAFNNPGGTVQIRKQTLKPFVSQEAEIPDEEEFEFELPVQDYFYRSPRFKRDVERPHLKIDSPPPNAIGEETPIMLIIGPSMTMGMASMTMGIFAVNNAMAAGDITRAIPMVVMSGSMLLGTVLWPILTKQYDKRRRRKKEKIRQEKYKAYLDRVAVMFTEEAEKQEEILRENHVPIEECVARIEQVDRNLWERAQGQNDFLKIRAGTGNGLLSADITYSEKKFAIDDDNLQEELYTLLEAPKVLKNIPITLSLYENHISGVIGNRKQTVEFAKGLIFQLAALYSYDEVKMVFIYDENEEAEFGFTKWLPHVWSNDNKFRFIAANNTEVKEVSAYIEKEIEHRSAVNDSELEDVKPYYIIFALSRQLAIRAEMLKQIFSKKENLHISVVTFYDELKNLPKECTTVVEIESSGGKLFDKNDITGQTVSFTPDIYLNANPVDLSVKLANVQLDSLAGSFNLPKMLTFLEMFSVGKVEHLNALTRWKDNDPTKSLEAPVGVDTLGEVFKLDLHEKFHGPHGLVAGMTGSGKSEFIISYILSLAVNYHPHEVAFILIDYKGGGMAKSFEKLPHTAGIITNLDGAAIKRSLVSIESELKRRQSVFAEASKKVGESNIDIYKYQKLYREGVVAEPLQHLFIISDEFAELKTQQPEFMAKLVSAARIGRSLGVHLILATQKPSGVVDDQIWANSKFRVSLKVQDRADSMDMLKRPDAAELTDTGRFYLQVGYNELFEMGQSAWAGAPYYPSDKVVAEKDTSVVVIDRNGRPIRQAKIDKKKSAMANPKKQMDVITDYLSQIAKEEKIRVKPLWLEPIPAMILLDEIRSKYGIQTKRKYKPEDEAVSAALLTGQVEIAASVEINDVINQLKGKLASAFTEQNPNMLQETLAEMPGIQSVASLNQSTTAATADSLVEPAASTGSLEQPIEGRSTLVQSSANTSSLVLNPVIGEYDDPARQRQCLLTLPLTEEGNVVVYGVAGSGKTTFLNTMVYSLLHEHTPEEVNIYLLDFASETLRAFAKAPHVGDVILSYEAEKVSNLFKMLITEIDKRKKLFADYGGDHRSYVEATGQSVPSIVVAINNYAAFSEIYEEKEEAVSYLSREGTKYGIYFVLTALGTGVVRFRLLQNFKQLITLQLNDETDYSSVVGKTDGLYPSKFKGRGLVKRDEIYEFQIAHVTEAPLPYQFIAEECSKLQAVWQGPFAKKIPILPAVVDRTFLAEYIGAAGNRMSIPVGVEKNSLNVHSYPFGASYITLVLAAGDEYQPFLHELSLLMAHEAGHDVTVIDAQQSYSGLTHGEITYYNALKECENAISKLFDLVVYRNNSYKESLEKGIEPEQFDQKVIVINSVTALKSLLSSESAEKLGLILEKGEAKYNISFIIGEESRNLSGITFDKWYKRHISGSDGIWVGNGITEQFQLKPAKTTGEMREDMTAEFGFSLQKGKSVKVKLLTGEGGSDE, from the coding sequence ATGATCGTTACGTTGATAAATAAGGAAAGGCTTAATTCGATTACGCTCCCGGAAAAAGTCACCGGGCAATATTGGATTCATCAATCCATTGGTAATTCTTCAAAGAAACTGATTGGGATTGAGGGAGTGAATGGCGAATGGATACTGAAGTCCAATAAAGACGTGAAAGTAAAGAATCTTTCCGGAAAGCCAATCCGAAACACTATCCTGAAGCCGCTAAGCATTTATCATCTTGCACTGGGGGAGTCCGCTCAACAGAGCCGCCACACCAGCGAGGATTTTCAAAATAGCGGCAAAGATACCCAGACCAGTTTAAATGGCAGCACACAAAAATATTCGGGCAACAGCAAAAACCAAGCATCCCACAACAAAGACTCTAACCTCCATGCCTCACAACATACCGGGGGAACCAGCAACAATACCTACACAAGCTTCAATCATCAAGCCGAACCTGCCCAGGACAGCCAAAAAGCCCTCGTGTTCACTGAGCCGAATACAGAAGACCGACAGACATACACTAAGTTTCTTGTTGACCGTGATATGGAAATCACGATTGGCAGATCGGAACAAAATGATATTGTTCTTGCCAATCAATTTGTGTCAGCCCAGCATGCCAGGCTTTCGTTTGTACAGGGAGAGTGGCGGATTGAGGATGACAGCACAAATGGGACATTTGTTGACGGCATTCGCGTGAAAAAACGGGACCTGAAGTTTGGCGATACGATTTACATTATGGGTTTTAAAATTATTGTAGGAAACCATTTTCTCGCTTTTAACAATCCGGGCGGGACGGTGCAAATCCGCAAGCAAACCCTGAAGCCGTTCGTCAGCCAGGAAGCCGAAATACCTGACGAAGAGGAATTTGAATTCGAGCTTCCGGTGCAGGATTACTTTTACAGGTCGCCTCGTTTCAAACGTGATGTTGAGCGTCCCCACTTAAAAATTGATTCTCCGCCGCCGAATGCGATCGGCGAAGAAACGCCGATCATGCTCATCATTGGCCCTTCGATGACGATGGGGATGGCATCGATGACAATGGGGATTTTTGCAGTGAATAATGCAATGGCTGCCGGCGATATAACACGGGCTATTCCAATGGTTGTCATGTCGGGAAGCATGCTGCTTGGGACGGTGCTTTGGCCGATCCTTACAAAGCAATACGATAAACGGCGCCGCCGGAAAAAGGAAAAGATCCGCCAGGAGAAGTATAAAGCCTATCTCGACAGGGTTGCCGTCATGTTCACCGAGGAAGCCGAGAAGCAGGAGGAGATCCTTCGCGAAAACCACGTGCCGATAGAGGAATGCGTGGCTAGGATTGAGCAGGTTGACCGCAACCTTTGGGAGCGCGCGCAAGGCCAGAATGACTTTTTGAAAATAAGGGCCGGTACAGGAAACGGCCTTTTATCTGCAGACATTACATACTCCGAGAAAAAATTTGCAATAGATGACGACAATCTGCAGGAAGAGCTTTACACCCTTCTCGAAGCGCCGAAGGTTTTAAAGAACATACCTATTACCCTATCTCTCTATGAAAATCATATATCCGGCGTCATCGGTAACCGGAAACAGACAGTCGAGTTTGCAAAGGGACTTATTTTCCAGCTAGCCGCCCTATACAGCTATGACGAAGTAAAAATGGTGTTTATTTACGATGAGAACGAAGAGGCTGAATTCGGATTTACGAAATGGCTGCCGCACGTCTGGAGCAATGATAACAAATTCCGATTCATTGCTGCCAATAACACTGAGGTTAAGGAAGTTTCCGCCTACATTGAAAAAGAGATTGAACACCGCTCTGCGGTCAATGACAGTGAGCTCGAAGACGTAAAGCCATACTACATCATCTTTGCACTAAGCAGGCAGCTCGCAATACGGGCCGAGATGCTAAAGCAAATTTTTTCAAAGAAAGAGAATCTCCATATCAGTGTTGTAACCTTCTATGATGAGCTGAAAAACCTTCCTAAAGAATGTACGACAGTTGTGGAAATTGAAAGTTCGGGCGGCAAGCTGTTCGATAAAAATGACATTACCGGCCAAACGGTATCGTTCACTCCGGATATTTACTTAAATGCCAATCCGGTAGATTTAAGTGTGAAGCTGGCCAATGTCCAGCTTGATTCACTAGCAGGATCGTTCAACCTGCCTAAGATGCTGACGTTCCTGGAGATGTTCAGTGTAGGAAAGGTTGAGCATCTGAATGCACTGACTCGCTGGAAGGACAACGATCCAACCAAGTCGCTCGAAGCGCCAGTTGGTGTTGACACTCTTGGGGAAGTATTCAAGCTTGACCTTCATGAAAAATTCCATGGGCCGCATGGACTTGTCGCCGGGATGACCGGTTCAGGGAAGAGTGAGTTCATTATTTCCTATATCCTGTCACTTGCGGTGAACTATCATCCACATGAGGTTGCCTTCATCCTGATCGACTACAAAGGCGGCGGGATGGCAAAGTCGTTTGAAAAATTGCCTCATACAGCAGGCATTATCACCAACCTCGATGGGGCTGCCATCAAGCGTTCCCTCGTTTCGATAGAAAGCGAACTGAAGCGGCGCCAGTCTGTTTTTGCAGAAGCGAGCAAGAAGGTCGGCGAAAGCAATATCGATATTTATAAATACCAGAAACTGTATCGCGAGGGCGTCGTAGCCGAACCGCTTCAGCATTTGTTCATTATTTCGGATGAATTTGCCGAGCTGAAAACACAGCAGCCGGAATTCATGGCAAAGCTCGTCTCTGCGGCACGGATTGGCCGAAGCCTTGGCGTTCACTTGATCCTCGCTACCCAAAAGCCGAGCGGTGTTGTCGACGACCAGATTTGGGCAAACAGTAAATTCCGTGTCAGCCTCAAAGTCCAGGACCGCGCCGATAGTATGGATATGCTAAAGCGCCCGGATGCCGCCGAGCTGACTGACACTGGCCGTTTTTACTTGCAGGTGGGCTATAACGAATTGTTTGAAATGGGCCAATCCGCTTGGGCCGGGGCGCCGTATTATCCTTCCGATAAAGTGGTTGCCGAGAAGGACACTAGTGTTGTTGTGATTGACCGGAACGGCCGACCAATCAGGCAGGCGAAGATTGATAAGAAGAAAAGCGCGATGGCTAATCCGAAAAAACAGATGGATGTAATTACTGACTATTTGAGCCAAATTGCCAAGGAAGAAAAGATCCGGGTCAAGCCGCTCTGGCTCGAGCCGATTCCGGCAATGATTTTGCTTGATGAAATCAGGTCGAAATATGGAATACAGACAAAGCGTAAATATAAGCCAGAGGACGAAGCTGTTTCGGCTGCCCTGCTTACAGGACAGGTGGAAATAGCGGCTTCCGTTGAAATCAACGATGTTATCAACCAGCTGAAAGGAAAGCTTGCATCGGCCTTTACCGAGCAGAACCCAAATATGCTGCAGGAAACCCTTGCAGAAATGCCAGGCATTCAATCTGTTGCTAGCCTGAACCAGAGCACAACTGCCGCCACCGCGGATTCGCTAGTCGAGCCTGCTGCGTCAACTGGTTCACTTGAGCAGCCTATCGAGGGTAGGAGTACGCTGGTACAATCCTCGGCCAATACTAGTTCACTTGTCCTCAACCCGGTCATCGGTGAATATGACGATCCGGCAAGACAGCGCCAGTGTCTGCTCACGCTTCCGCTTACAGAGGAAGGAAACGTCGTCGTATACGGGGTTGCTGGCAGCGGGAAGACCACATTCCTGAATACGATGGTGTACTCACTGCTTCACGAGCATACACCTGAAGAAGTCAACATTTACTTGCTCGACTTCGCTTCCGAAACCCTAAGGGCATTCGCGAAAGCGCCGCATGTCGGCGATGTGATTCTTTCCTACGAGGCGGAGAAGGTCAGCAACCTGTTCAAGATGCTGATCACCGAAATTGATAAACGGAAAAAGCTTTTTGCCGACTATGGCGGCGACCATCGTTCATACGTTGAGGCGACTGGCCAAAGCGTTCCATCGATTGTGGTGGCTATCAATAATTATGCTGCTTTTAGTGAGATATACGAAGAAAAGGAAGAGGCTGTGTCCTACCTGTCACGTGAAGGAACGAAATATGGAATTTATTTTGTCCTGACTGCGCTTGGGACGGGAGTTGTCCGCTTCCGCCTGCTGCAGAATTTCAAGCAGCTAATCACACTTCAATTGAACGATGAAACTGATTATTCATCGGTTGTTGGAAAAACGGATGGCTTGTACCCATCTAAATTCAAGGGACGCGGGCTTGTGAAGCGGGATGAGATATACGAATTCCAGATTGCGCATGTGACGGAAGCCCCGTTGCCATACCAGTTCATCGCAGAGGAATGTTCGAAACTGCAGGCTGTATGGCAAGGACCTTTTGCTAAAAAAATCCCAATACTGCCGGCGGTGGTTGACAGAACATTCCTCGCTGAATACATCGGGGCGGCTGGCAATCGTATGTCGATTCCGGTCGGGGTTGAGAAGAATTCGCTGAATGTTCATTCTTATCCATTCGGCGCTTCCTATATTACGTTGGTGCTTGCAGCAGGGGATGAATACCAGCCGTTCCTGCATGAGCTGTCGCTTCTGATGGCGCATGAAGCCGGGCACGATGTCACGGTTATTGACGCCCAGCAAAGTTATAGCGGCCTGACTCACGGTGAGATCACCTATTACAACGCCTTGAAAGAGTGTGAAAATGCGATTTCGAAGCTGTTTGACCTTGTAGTGTACCGGAATAACAGCTATAAGGAATCGCTCGAAAAAGGAATTGAGCCTGAGCAATTTGATCAAAAGGTGATTGTCATCAATTCCGTCACGGCGCTGAAAAGCTTGCTGTCTAGCGAAAGTGCCGAAAAGCTTGGCCTGATTCTTGAAAAGGGTGAAGCAAAATACAATATTTCCTTCATCATTGGTGAAGAGTCCCGGAACCTGTCCGGGATAACCTTTGATAAGTGGTATAAACGCCATATTTCCGGAAGTGATGGAATCTGGGTAGGCAATGGCATCACTGAGCAATTCCAGCTCAAGCCTGCCAAGACAACTGGGGAAATGCGCGAAGATATGACTGCCGAATTCGGCTTCTCATTACAGAAAGGAAAGAGTGTCAAGGTGAAACTCCTAACCGGGGAGGGTGGCAGTGATGAATAA
- a CDS encoding WXG100 family type VII secretion target, translating to MMGKRIRVTPQELETASKKMAELSDTYTGIYTQLMQVASTMGEAWEGEDNLAFVDQINGFNDDLKLMSDKLRTASQGLENQRANYVARQESNVAQVRKLSN from the coding sequence ATGATGGGAAAAAGAATTAGGGTAACCCCGCAGGAGCTTGAAACAGCTTCAAAGAAAATGGCTGAGCTTTCTGACACGTACACAGGGATTTACACTCAGCTGATGCAGGTTGCGAGCACAATGGGTGAAGCGTGGGAAGGTGAGGACAATCTTGCATTCGTCGATCAAATCAACGGATTCAATGATGACCTAAAGCTGATGAGTGACAAGCTGCGCACAGCCAGCCAGGGCCTTGAAAACCAGCGCGCCAACTATGTTGCCCGCCAGGAATCCAACGTCGCCCAAGTCCGCAAACTGTCCAACTAA
- a CDS encoding WXG100 family type VII secretion target: MAGIIKVNTAQVADIANTIENLNTKLSDELKTSQTTIKNLTNTWEGEAAQATVQAYEEFAAKYFQTYYDILDSYAKFLRMNVDQGYFETETTNTNLADAFK; encoded by the coding sequence ATGGCAGGCATTATTAAAGTTAATACCGCCCAGGTTGCCGACATAGCCAACACAATCGAGAACCTGAATACAAAACTTTCTGATGAACTGAAAACAAGCCAGACAACAATCAAAAACCTGACCAATACATGGGAAGGGGAAGCTGCGCAGGCAACTGTTCAAGCATATGAAGAGTTCGCAGCTAAATATTTCCAAACATATTACGATATCCTTGATAGCTATGCAAAATTCTTGCGCATGAACGTTGACCAGGGTTACTTCGAAACAGAAACAACTAATACTAATCTCGCTGACGCATTTAAATAA